From a region of the Mercurialis annua linkage group LG1-X, ddMerAnnu1.2, whole genome shotgun sequence genome:
- the LOC126664419 gene encoding protein CANDIDATE G-PROTEIN COUPLED RECEPTOR 7-like produces the protein MTKLPFHHLLLLLLSVLLSLTTAEIKTLTISNDNRPMILFEKFGFTHTGHVTISVSSVSVASSINAPNPIPSRLGFFLLSEESLLQVLLEIQQNPNFCVLDSHYTLHLFTFRDLSPPPLSSFNQSYPVTAPNEYSLFFANCAPETRVSMNVRTEIFNLDLDGSKDYLSAGLTHLPSLFFVFFVAYLAFVGFWGYTCYNNRRSVHRIHLLMAGLLLMKALNLICAAEDKHYVKVTGTPHGWDVLFYIFQFIRVVLLFTVIVLIGTGWSFLKPFLQEKEKKVLMIVIPLQVLANIASVVIGETGPFIRDWVTWNQVFLLVDIICCCAIIFPIVWSIRSLRETSKTDGKAARNLAKLQLFRQFYIVVIGYLYFTRIVVFALKTIAAYKYQWVSNGAEETASLVFYAVMFYMFRPVEKNEYFVLDDEEEEAAELALKDEEFEL, from the coding sequence ATGACGAAACTACCCTtccaccacctcctcctcctcctcctctccGTCCTCCTCTCCCTCACCACCGCCGAAATCAAAACCCTCACAATCTCAAACGACAACCGCCCCATGATCCTCTTCGAAAAATTCGGCTTCACCCACACCGGCCACGTCACGATCTCCGTCTCCTCCGTCTCCGTCGCCTCCTCCATCAACGCCCCAAACCCCATCCCCTCCCGCCTCGGCTTCTTCCTCTTATCCGAAGAATCGCTCCTCCAAGTCCTCCTCGAGATCCAGCAAAACCCTAACTTCTGCGTCCTCGATTCCCACTACACTCTCCACCTCTTCACTTTCCGCGACCTCTCCCCGCCCCCCCTCTCCTCATTCAACCAATCGTATCCCGTAACCGCCCCTAACGAATACTCGCTGTTTTTCGCGAATTGCGCGCCGGAAACCCGCGTCTCGATGAACGTTAGAACGGAAATATTCAATCTTGATCTTGATGGTTCTAAGGATTATTTATCCGCAGGTCTGACGCATTTGCCCTCGTTGTTTTTCGTGTTTTTCGTTGCTTATCTTGCGTTTGTAGGTTTTTGGGGCTATACTTGTTATAATAATAGACGGTCTGTTCATCGGATTCATTTGTTGATGGCGGGTTTGTTGCTAATGAAAGCTCTTAACTTGATTTGTGCGGCCGAGGATAAGCATTATGTGAAGGTTACGGGTACTCCTCATGGCTGggatgttttgttttatatatttcagTTTATTCGGGTTGTTTTATTGTTTACTGTCATTGTTTTGATTGGTACTGGTTGGTCgtttttgaaaccgtttttgCAAGAGAAGGAGAAAAAGGTGTTGATGATTGTGATTCCGCTTCAGGTTTTAGCTAATATTGCTTCAGTGGTTATTGGGGAGACGGGGCCTTTTATCAGGgattgggttacttggaatcaGGTGTTTTTGTTGGTTGATATTATTTGCTGTTGTGCTATTATTTTCCCGATTGTATGGTCGATTCGGTCTTTAAGAGAGACTTCTAAGACTGATGGGAAAGCTGCGAGGAATTTGGCTAAGTTGCAGTTGTTTAGGCAGTTTTATATTGTTGTCATTGGGTACTTGTACTTTACGAGGATTGTTGTGTTTGCGCTGAAGACTATTGCGGCTTATAAATATCAGTGGGTAAGTAACGGTGCTGAGGAAACTGCGAGTTTGGTCTTTTATGCAGTGATGTTTTATATGTTTAGGCCTGTTGAGAAGAATGAGTATTTTGTTCTTGATGATGAGGAAGAGGAAGCTGCCGAGTTGGCTCTGAAGGATGAAGAGTTTGAGCTTTGA